The region ttattccaatttttgggaggcagaatgaacaaaaaacatcaatattggaatttattttggtggggcatttataccgttctgcgtgtggtaaaagcagtattctttgggtcagtacgattacagcggtacctcatttatatcttttttttgttttggtgcttttacacaataaaaactattttatagaaaaaataattatttttgcatcgctttattctgagagctatatttttttttatttttctgctgatggagctgtatggcagcttgatttttgcaggacaagatggtgttttcagcagtaccatttttatttacatccgtcttatttatcgcgttttattgcactttttgttaggcggtatgatgataaagcattgttttttgccttgtttttttatttatttttttacggtgttcactgaaggggttaactagtgggacagttttatacagcgggtcgttacagacgtggggataccaaatactgtatgtgcacttttattgtcgtTATTGTTTTTACATaagtaaatggatttattggaaaaatatttatttattttttctttatttgtggATTTTGAACCCCTTCTAATTAGACCTTAGACTGTTATGGTTATGACttattcactatcattgttaggaaaaacCAGGTGATGCAGATTTCACAGCTTtattaaaacccagcctcctctaaccttgttccaaaacacagcagccatgagttcttctaagcagctgcctaccaCTCTGAAAATGGAAATAGTGGTGTCAAAACTCAAACCCAACAGCTCTTGTTCAGCAGGTGGCAGCTTttccttctgagctattcagctttcTGGAAAATTCCCTGCTAactcagatactagtacctgtgtggtTTCTGATTGTCTCCATCCTGAGTTCCTGATttcctccaccctgagttcctgattggctccacactgattgaacaccctacttaaacccgGCATTGCACTTCCGACCTTGCAAGATTATTGAGTTCtcagcctttagtctagcttccTTTTCACCTGCTGCTTTCATTACAAGATTGCAATGCTGCTCCATGTGCCAACCCCTAGCTATTTCCTGACTACGCTACCTGACGCTGCTgcacctagtggttgcaataccactactccaacccaggtcagtccataacagatggaggcccacaaagcaggagaaggctataagaagatagcaaagtgttttcaagttgcccttttctcagtttgaaatgtaattaagaaatgactgttaacaagaacagtggatatcaagataaggtctgtaagaccaagcaaaatgtcagtgagagTTGCTCATATGATTgttagaggcaaatcagaacccccgcttgactgcaaaagacattcagaaagatttagcagactctgaagttgtggtacatttttcttttgttcacagacacctgcacaaatatggcattcatggaagagtcatcagaagaaaacctttcaCCAATAAAATTcatagtcagaagtatgcaaaagaacatctaaacaagcctcatgcattttggaaacaagtcctgtggatcgaAGAGGCTAAAATggcactctttggccacaatgatcaaaggtactgTATCTGTGTAGAAAAAAAGGGCAacaaatttcaggaaaagaacatctcgccaaccattcagCATGAAGGTGGCTCAATCATGCTTTTTGGGGGTtgaagaatggatttaatgaaatttAGACAAATTctagatgcaaacataacaccatctgtaaaaaaaagctgaagttgaaaacaggATGGCTACAAATTGAAAAAGATCCTAAAcatacatcaaaatccacaatagactacctcaaaaggagcaagctgaaggtttttcaatggccctcacagtcaccTGATCTGTATGTCATTGAAAATTTGTGActtgacctcaaaatagcagtgcatgcaagatgacccaggaatctcacagaaccggaataattttccaaggaaaaaatggatgaaaatccctcaaacaaaaattaaAGActtttggctggctacaaaaagcatttacaagctgtgctaCTTTAAAAACGGGGTGCTActtggtactaaccatgcagggtgcccaagcaTTTGCATGCaccaatttttctttttgtaaattttcaaatgtaaaagatgaaaaaaaaaatattttttggccctaaaatacaaaggagatgtatcaccttttagagatcatttcatttttaacttgcttaactgttcacaatagcagtatttttgaccaggggtgccaaatttttacatgtcactgtatatagaacaattacagcaataccagatttatattgtttttttttcttgttttactaTTTTTGCATGCTgggaacatttttttgcaaaacatttttttgcacaaatttttTGAGTTGTAAGTTGTTTTATCTTTCTACTGACCGAGCTCTATAAGGTCTTGGTTTTCTGTAAGATAAGTTAAAGTTTTTACTGTTGCAATTTTTGGGGGAATACATAACATTCCTTAGTGACTgagtcaattttgaccttaatgacacgtcatgtggtaataactctggaatggttCAACGTATACcattgattctgagattctttttcatgacacattgtactttatgtaccATAAGTGGTCAATTTAAAATAATACGTTTTGCATTTACCAGTGAAAATATCGTAATTttggcaaattttttttaaaaaatttcaattTCCAAAATTTTCAAGTTTTACATCCTCAAACCggatagtcatgctgtacaaaataaataacatttcccatatgtctactttacatctgcttcATGTTTCAaacatcattttattttgttaggattttaGAAAGGTTAAaactttagcaacaattttttatttttttcaagaaaTGTACAAAACCTATttatttagggacctattcagatttaaatggacgTTCCAGGTCTATATATTAGAAACTCCCTgaaaatgataccattttaaaaattgcatccCTCAAATCCTTCAAAGCTGCTGTCAGGAAATTGTTTAAACCTTCAAGTGCTACACAGAAATGAATGCAAACTGGAATGAAAAAATATGTtttcctctaaaatgttgctttagccccattttttcacttttacaaggatTAGCACCAGAAAATGGGTACCAAAATGTGTTACCCAGTTTCTTCTGAGTGCgcggataccccacatgtggacagAAACCTCTGTTTGGATACATGGCTGGGCTCGGataggaaggagcaccgtttgaattttggaacacatttAGCTAAAATAGATTGAGGATACCATGTtacatttgcagggcccctaaggTGCCTGAACAACAtaaacccccaataagtgaccacattttgaaaactacacctctcaaggattTTATGCAGGgatatagtgagcattttaaacccacaagtactgcacagaatttgataacattaggttgtcaaattgaaaatgttcatcttttttcatgaaaatgttgcTTTATGCTAAAAtgtttcacttttgcaagaggaaGCATAAAAACGTGAACCacacagtttgttacccactttcttctgaGCATAGCGATAccacacatgtagtcaaaaagtcctGTTTGGAAATATGGCaggtctcagaagggaagaagcgacaTTTGGTATTTGTAATGTAAATTTGGatggaatagattgcagacaccatgtctcATTGCAGAGCTCGtgaggtaccaaaacagcagaaacaacCACAAATTACTCCATCCgacttacagtgggtacagaaagtattcagacccctttaaatttgtcactctttgtttcattccagccattttataaacaaaaaagttcatttttcctcattaatgtgcactctgcaccccatcttgactgaaaaagacagaaatgtagacatttttgcaaatttaataaaaaaagaaaaactgaaatatcacatggtcataagtattcagaccctttgctcagacactcatattaaagtcacatgccatccatttccttgtgatcctccttgagatggtcctactcctttactggagtccagttgtgtttaattaaactgataggacttgatttggaaaggcacacacctgtctatataagacctcacagctcacagtgcaggtcagaccaaatgtgaatcatgaggtcaaaggaactggccaaggagctcagagacagaattgtggcaaggcacagatctggccaaggttacaacagaatttctgcagtactcaaggttcctaagagcacactggcctccataatcctaaaatggaagaagtttgtgaccaccagaagtcttcctagacctagccatccagccaaactgagcaatcgtgggaaaagagccttggtgagagaggtaaagaagaaccccaagatcactgtgacttagctccagagatgcagtagagagatgggagaaagttccacaaagtcaactatcactgcagccctccaccagtcgagcctttatggcagagtggcccgacagaagcctctcctcagtgcaaaacaaatGAAAGCCCAGTTTACTAAAAAACACCTGTGAGAGCCAATCACTAGCTGCTAGCTGCTCTCACTGATACTTAAATATCACAGAAGGGATCGTCTTGGATGACCCATCATTGCACTCTGTGAAGGACTCCACCAGGTTACAAAATCTGAGGACTGTGTATATCATTATATAAATGGCACTGGGCTAAATCACCATACTGGCACAATTTTAGCACCAATATGGGCACTTGACATAGTAGGTAGAGTCTAAAAGATATAGATTAGCAAATTTATTTAAGTGGAATTAAATTTTCcatgaattttacaaaaattggaATTTTCCAGAAACCGGATTTTTTTGGCAATTTATTCTCTGCAAATTCAGCAGTGTGGTGGCCAGCTGCGGCTGCTATCGTACAGAACTGTAGAGGGTCCGACACATAGTTAGGAGAACAGTAATATTCAGCCCTCGCTCATCAGTCCCATCTCCCATGCACAGAGTAAAGCTGGCCAAGAGGATGCGCGAAAAGTAGAGGCACTGAGGACGGAGCGGCAGTGGTGGCGCGGGGGGATATTGATATTTATTCCATCCTACGCTGATGGTGCTCAGAGGTTTGGGAGACCCCAAAGCATAAGAAGGAATATTCTATCCGCAGAAATAAAGTTTGATGAAAATTGAATTTGCCGGTAAATTTGGGTGATTTTCAGAATCAGGGCTGAGATCTGCTCATCGGTAGGTACATGTGAGCCAGCCCATGAGTACTGAGCCTGGTGACTCTGGTACCAGGTCCTGGCAGAGGCCCTGGTGCCTTGGTGACCCTGGCAGACCTGTGGCACCAGTGTGATCTGCTGCTAATGCCCCACATGGTGGGCACTGCCGGCCTCTGTGGCACCAGTGTGATCTGCGGCTAATGCCCCACATGGTGGGCAATGCCGTCCTCTGTGGCACCAGTGTGATCTGATATTGCCCCACATGGTGGGCACTGCCTTCCTCTGTGGCAAGTGTGATCGGCGGCTAATGCCCCACATGGTGGGCGCTGCCGGTCTGTGGCACCAGTGTGATCTGCTGCTAACGCCCCACATGGTGGGCACTGCCAGCCTCTGTGGCACCAGTGTGATCTGTGGCTAATGCCCCACATGGTGGGCACTGCCGGCCTCTGTGGCACCAGTGTGATCTGATGCTAATGCCCCACATGGTGGGCACTGCCGGCCTCTGTGGCACCAGTGTGATCTGTGGCTAATACCCCACATGGTGGGCACTGCCGGGCTCTGTGGCACCAGTGTGATCTGCTGCTATTGCCCCACAAGGTGGGCACTGCCGGCCTCTGTGGCACCAGTGTGATCTGCTATTGCCCCACATGGTGGGCACTGCCGGCCTCTGTGGCACCAGTGTGACCTGCTGCTATTGCCCCACATGGTGGGCACTGCCGGCCTCTGTGGCACCAGTGTGATCTGATGCTAACGCCCCACATGGTGGGCACTACCGGCCTCTGTGGCACCAGTGTGATCTGTGGCTAATACCCCACATGGTGGGCACTACCGGTCTCTGTGGCACCAGTTTGATCTGATGCTAATGCCCCACATGGTGGGCACTGCCGGCCTCTGTGGCACCAGTGTGATCTGTGGCTAATGCCCCGCATGGTGGGCACTGCCGGCCTCTGTGGGCACACAGTATGTACAGTAGTGCCAGAAGTCATTTCTTGCTATCCCTGACAGCGATCTCACGGGCCACCTCTAAGGACTGGGAACAGCTGCCGCGGAACCTCCTGACCAGGCTCTGCTCCGGGTTACGAGCCCTTCATGCAGGGTCCCCGGCGAGGGTCTCCGGTTTACCCTCCCCGCCCTGAGGAGTTTCTTGGCCGGTGTCCGGGGACACGAGGGGACGGTCCCCTGTAGGACCCGCCCGGGTTCCGGGGCCTCTGTAGTCGGAAGCCGCTGGGCTCCGGTACTTTGCCCGCACGGTGCTGCCGGCGGGGAGACTGTGGGGCGCAGGTGGAGATCCGGGCGGGGAGGAGCCGGTGAGTAGCTGGGGCGGCGTGTGCTCCGCCGGGACAACTTCTGTCCAACGCTGCTCGGTGCCGGAGAAGTTCGCACACTGTGCTGCACAGCAGAGCCGGGCACTGCACGGCGGGGTGGGCGGGCACTAACCTTGGCACTAGCCCTGACCTGGGAAGGGAGATGGAGGTGCACATTGGACTCGGGGGGGTGTACAAGCAGCCGCCCGCCAAGATGATACGGGGAGCCTTTGAAAACCTCTTTTTGAGCGTCCGGGAGGCGCTGCAGGGTGACAGGAAGACCACCGCTCCACCTGAGCCGTGCCCCCCGGTGCCAGCCCGTGCCCGCCACACACACTCCGCCTGGACCGAGCCCCCCGGAGAGTGGAGAGAAGGTGCCCAGCCAGAGCCGGCCGGCGAGGGCTCCCCGTTCCCGGCCCTGAGCAGCTGCTCCACGGAGCTGAAGGAGATCCTGGGCGAGCAGGGAGGGATGCTGGCGCCCGAGGAGGGCAGCCCGGGGCTCGCCAAGGACAGCAGGTACCGCCTGACGCCCGAGGGCATCTCGGACAGCGCCAAGGAGCTCTGCCGAGCGGTGTCCGTGTCCCTGGGGCTGAGCATGGAGGCGCTGGAGCAGCTGAGCGCGGAGTCCCAGCGGGGAGACTGCATGTTCGCTGCCGCGGACCCCCACAAGTGCCCGGTGCGTGAGGAGGACAAGTCTGAGAACTCATCCCCCCAGTACCGGGAAGGTGCCTTCAGGAGGAGCAACTTCTCGGCTGGCAAAGCCCCAGAGGATGGCAGCTCAGTGGGCACCGAAGACAAGGAGCCACCCTGCACCGAGCTGGCACTGCCCGAGGCCGGGGGCTACAGGAGCCGTGCCATGGAGCTGGCACCCAGCCTCACTCTGTACAAGCCTTCCACCTTCATGGAAGACAACCCTGCCTACCCAGCCTACAGCTTCCAGATGGCACTCACTCCACATGGCAGGATCAAGGTGGAGAGCCCCATGGAGTTTGGTGGCAGTGCTTGGggggctccgggcaggtacggggaGATCTCCGGCTATGCCCACTGTGCTCCAGCTGGGAACTGGCACTCTCTCTTCGAGGAGGGTCAGGCGGCTGGGTCTTACACTGATGCCAGCCTGTACGGCTTCTCCAGAGGCCATGTGCCCCCTGGGGCGGACAGTGACTTCCCTCCGGACTCGTGGTACCCAGCCGCTGCCATGCTGAGCCGAGTGCCCTATGGCAGCCCCATGAAGAGTGAGATGAGCCCCTGGATGGAGGGCTACCACGGGGCATTCGGGGAGATGAGGTGAGTGCGGCGGCCTGTATGCATTCATAGAAGATAGATGGAAGGTGATCATTTTACCACAGTGAACGCCATGCTGACACTTATAGTGCTACATCcactgttctgtgatgagacctagCTGCTACTCTCATTGTCCTCATGATGCCTGACACAATGTCTGCAGCTGGGTGCTGCCACCTCTGTGGTGCGGGTAGCGGCAGCACTGGATGGCACCTGCCACAGCTTCACCACAGAGGTGACAGAGGGCACCGGCGCCCATCATCTCATGCCGCCATAGTGTTAGAGCATGGCGTCCGACAGGACTGGTCATATGGGGGTGTACTTTCTTTCTCAGTCATATAATCGCTCACCTGTTGAATATAAAGTTAAGACTAATGTGAAGCCTGGCGGAGCACAATGCCCATGGGGGGTGAAACCAGGTGGCTGTCAGTCCTCCTGGGAAACGTCCGCACGCACCCATTCACACCATTGCGTTATTGCCAGCAACAGATTTCTGATATCTTTATAGTCTTACAAAGAAGAAATGATTTAACTCCGGCATCTCCAGCTCTATGTGCGCTCACTGCTGTGTAGTATAATAATATCACTGTATGAAATCTGAACACATCGGAGGCAGGAAACACTAACAGGTATTCCCCAAATCTGCGGCTACTGATATAAGAAGTCATTGTAAGCAGTGATTACTATAACGTATATATGGAGCACGTCTACAGGGGGTTCACAGAAGAGGGGCGACCCTGCCGTCCGAGAGAGGATGAGGTGGGGGGCTAACAAGGGGCAGACTGGGCACCAGCGCCATGAGTAGGCTCCAGCGTTCTCTGCCCTCCCCAGTATATGCGCCCCTCAATATTTCACCGCTCTAAGGGTTTATTGCATTAGTTATTTATTTATAAATTGCCTTATTTATTTTTCTCCTCCTGCAAAATATTATATTTGTAAAGACTTTACTCAGGTGTTTCTGGTAGAGTAAGTGTAACTGTGCACTGACAAAACGATTTATTGTTTCACCCCACAGCTAGGGAACAGGAGGCCGGATATTCCAGgtcggtctatctatctatctatctatctatctatctatctatctatctatctatctatctatcatttattatctatctatctatctatctatctatctatctatctatctatctatctatctatcatctatcgtatctatctatctatctacagtattatctatctatctatctatctatctatctatctatctatctatctatcatttattatctatctatctatctatctatctatctatctatctatctatctatctatctatctatctatctatctatcatttattatctatcatttatgtattatctatcatttattatctattttctatctatcatatctatctattatctatctagctatttattaactatcttattatctatctattatctatcgatctatttaatctattatctatctatctatctatctattatgtatttaACTAATATCTACctatattacctatctatctatctatctatctatctatctatctatctatctattatctacctatattatctatctatctatctatctatctatctatctatctatctatctatctatctatctatctatcgtctatgtGTTGAATTTGTGAGTAGATATTGATCGCCTACATTATGGACAGTTGCTCACAAATATTCAGCGTGGCTAAAGGTTATTGTATCTTTTACCCGGGTAAGTCCAGGTCAGAACATCGCACTTTATCCCATGTCTGATACAGAGTATTTATACGTCAGTGAAAAATGAAGGATGTTAAGTATTCAGGTTTTAGAGTAACTTTTCTAGCGTAATCAGTTTAGGATGTAGAAAATATCATCTATAATGTATTTACAGTTTCTTGTTTTATTATTGTCTATACATTCTACCATTGCGTGCTAAATCAATGTGATGATGACCACTGGTATATGAAGTGACTTATTAAAGTCATAAATTACTTTGTAAGAGTGGATTATTAGTTTTTTTTGTTGCTATTCTAGGAATTGTTATATTACCTATAAAACACATAGAAAAGATCTGCCGACGTGGTAAAGAA is a window of Ranitomeya variabilis isolate aRanVar5 chromosome 2, aRanVar5.hap1, whole genome shotgun sequence DNA encoding:
- the AR gene encoding androgen receptor isoform X2; protein product: MEVHIGLGGVYKQPPAKMIRGAFENLFLSVREALQGDRKTTAPPEPCPPVPARARHTHSAWTEPPGEWREGAQPEPAGEGSPFPALSSCSTELKEILGEQGGMLAPEEGSPGLAKDSRYRLTPEGISDSAKELCRAVSVSLGLSMEALEQLSAESQRGDCMFAAADPHKCPVREEDKSENSSPQYREGAFRRSNFSAGKAPEDGSSVGTEDKEPPCTELALPEAGGYRSRAMELAPSLTLYKPSTFMEDNPAYPAYSFQMALTPHGRIKVESPMEFGGSAWGAPGRYGEISGYAHCAPAGNWHSLFEEGQAAGSYTDASLYGFSRGHVPPGADSDFPPDSWYPAAAMLSRVPYGSPMKSEMSPWMEGYHGAFGEMRLEGGREHLLPIDYYFPPQKTCLICGDEASGCHYGALTCGSCKVFFKRAAEGKQKYLCASRNDCTIDKFRRKNCPSCRLRKCYEAGMTLGARKLKKLGNLKAQEELEGSSGQGEGRDMTPNMSLMQLEGYSCQPIFLNVLEAIEPVVVCAGHDNNQPDSFAVLLSSLNELGERQLVHVVKWAKALPGFRNLHVSDQMTVIQYSWMGLMIFAMGWRSFKNVNSRMLYFAPDLVFNDFAVGNLL